The following coding sequences lie in one Brachionichthys hirsutus isolate HB-005 chromosome 15, CSIRO-AGI_Bhir_v1, whole genome shotgun sequence genomic window:
- the ccl25a gene encoding C-C motif chemokine 20, producing MHLNTLFFLLLISGLCLALGQVTYGDCCLSYVEKMSLSTQKHAVNYRRQVTDGDCNIPAVILIMRKGRVLCADPKEKWVVQLMRKIDKKKRKGFKKIPLKHLP from the exons ATGCATCTCAACACATTGTTCTTCTTGCTCCTCATATCTGGTCTCTGTCTTGCACTGGGACAAG TGACGTATGGTGACTGCTGTTTGAGTTACGTGGAAAAAATGAGCCTCAGCACTCAAAAGCATGCCGTCAACTACAGACGGCAAGTGACAGATGGCGACTGCAACATCCCTGCTGTAAT CTTGATCATGAGGAAGGGCCGCGTCTTATGCGCGGACCCTAAAGAGAAGTGGGTCGTacagctgatgaggaagatCGACAAAAAGAAACGTAAAGGTTTCAAGAAAATCCCCCTGAAG CACCTTCCCTGA